In candidate division KSB1 bacterium, the following proteins share a genomic window:
- a CDS encoding UDP-2,3-diacylglucosamine diphosphatase, with the protein MISVPHAAFIADAHLRGGGSATEEEKAARLHNFLAQAAPCFAMLCICGDLFDFWFEYRRVVVNRYFRTLCALSELVRSGTEVHYVAGNHDFWMRDFLTREVGVTVHPQDFQATVAGQRVFVSHGDGLYTKDRGYRLLKRVLQNRIATALYRAVHPDVGVPIAEFFSELSRNHGAQREFSAHEDYRAFAQQTLRQGFDVVVLAHTHEPVCQQLDGGVYLNPGDWIRHFSFGVIDQGGIWLKRWSAEQGAVDVAQVALPVAAP; encoded by the coding sequence ATGATTTCTGTGCCTCATGCTGCGTTCATTGCTGATGCGCACCTGCGCGGGGGTGGCAGCGCGACTGAAGAGGAAAAGGCAGCGCGGCTGCATAACTTCCTCGCACAGGCGGCCCCATGCTTTGCCATGCTCTGCATCTGTGGTGACCTGTTTGACTTCTGGTTCGAGTATCGGCGCGTAGTGGTCAACCGCTACTTCCGCACGCTGTGCGCGCTGTCTGAGCTGGTGCGCTCAGGTACCGAGGTGCACTATGTGGCGGGCAACCACGATTTCTGGATGCGCGATTTTCTCACGCGCGAAGTAGGTGTGACCGTGCACCCGCAAGACTTCCAGGCGACGGTGGCCGGGCAGAGGGTCTTTGTCTCCCACGGGGACGGTCTCTACACCAAGGACCGCGGCTACCGCCTGCTAAAGCGCGTGCTGCAAAACAGGATCGCCACCGCCCTGTACCGGGCGGTCCACCCCGACGTGGGAGTGCCCATCGCCGAGTTCTTTTCGGAGCTCAGTCGCAACCATGGCGCGCAGCGGGAGTTCTCCGCGCACGAGGATTATCGCGCCTTTGCGCAGCAGACGCTTCGGCAGGGGTTCGACGTCGTAGTTTTGGCCCACACCCACGAGCCGGTGTGCCAGCAGCTTGACGGCGGGGTGTATCTCAACCCCGGGGACTGGATCAGGCACTTTTCCTTCGGCGTGATTGACCAGGGAGGGATCTGGCTCAAGAGGTGGTCAGCAGAGCAAGGTGCCGTAGACGTGGCGCAGGTGGCGCTCCCGGTGGCTGCGCCATAA
- a CDS encoding PBP1A family penicillin-binding protein, with protein MRRKFRRSLQATVLRDRGNDQRGPTWRRPLGIALLVLILGIAAYLLALTRQLPSLKQLEEYSPELSTKLYAADGQVFKEFYVKNRVLVPLASMPDYVWKSVLASEDHRFFRHWGVVPRRWVKAALSGVLRMRTPRGVSTLTQQLARDLYLTKEKSISRKIKEIFTAIQIERTYSKREILEMYLNQSYLGPGVYGVEAAATYYFGKHVQEVTLPEAALLTALLPNAGYYSPFRYPERALSRRNLVLRRMRDLKYISEEEYRAAIEAPLGVVSREPMEQELAPYFAEHVRRELIARYGMDIYTGGLRVFTTLDTRVQACANRAIAAHIPTVEARQRAWILAHPETEFAKLVPPSLLKKAGLRTLMRDRALVDSLLNEKAKVQVALVALEPNTGYILAMVGGRDFRESEFNRATQAHRQPGSAFKPFVYLAAIDNGYPPCYELLNQPVVLDVPGGKRWTPSNYDGSVGGKTTLREALARSLNLVTARLILEAVPPEVVVEYAKRLGISTPLLPVPALALGAETVIPIEMVAAFAAFGNKGVLMRPLAILRVEDKFGNVLEEYHPVPQEVLSERSAYIITDMMRDVLDMGRGTGRLARTVYGFTRPAAGKTGTTNDFSDAWFIGFTPQIAAGVWVGVDDPSVTLGGGQSGAVAALPIWAPFMRAAHDTLQLPVEDFVMPESVVRVEICNETKLLATESCPEIVTEVFPREQAPSAYCNKHSGAPLRDQGAPDQASKRKIRF; from the coding sequence ATGAGAAGGAAGTTCCGACGTTCATTGCAGGCGACAGTTTTGCGCGATAGGGGCAATGACCAACGCGGGCCCACGTGGCGGCGCCCGCTTGGCATAGCCCTCCTTGTGCTCATCTTGGGTATCGCGGCATATCTGCTTGCCCTCACGCGGCAGTTGCCTTCGTTGAAGCAACTGGAAGAATATAGTCCCGAACTTTCCACCAAGCTGTACGCCGCGGACGGGCAGGTGTTCAAGGAGTTCTACGTCAAGAACAGGGTGTTGGTGCCCTTGGCGAGCATGCCGGACTATGTGTGGAAAAGCGTGCTGGCCTCGGAGGACCACCGCTTCTTCCGTCACTGGGGAGTGGTGCCGCGGCGTTGGGTAAAGGCCGCGCTCAGCGGCGTGCTGCGCATGAGGACGCCGCGCGGGGTCAGCACGCTCACGCAACAACTGGCTCGCGACCTCTACCTGACCAAGGAAAAATCCATCAGCCGGAAGATCAAAGAGATTTTCACCGCGATCCAGATCGAGCGCACCTACAGCAAGCGCGAGATTCTGGAGATGTACCTCAATCAGTCCTACCTGGGGCCCGGCGTCTACGGTGTGGAGGCGGCTGCGACCTATTACTTCGGCAAGCACGTCCAGGAGGTCACGTTGCCTGAGGCCGCGCTCCTCACTGCTCTCTTGCCCAATGCCGGGTACTATTCGCCCTTCAGGTACCCGGAGCGCGCCCTGAGCCGCCGCAATCTGGTCTTGCGGCGCATGCGGGATCTCAAGTACATCAGCGAGGAAGAGTACCGGGCGGCAATAGAGGCACCTCTGGGTGTGGTGAGCCGGGAGCCAATGGAGCAGGAGTTGGCCCCTTACTTTGCCGAGCACGTCCGGCGCGAGCTCATTGCGCGCTATGGCATGGATATCTACACTGGTGGCTTGCGTGTGTTCACCACGCTGGACACGAGAGTGCAAGCGTGCGCCAATCGCGCCATTGCCGCGCACATCCCCACCGTGGAAGCGCGGCAACGCGCTTGGATTCTCGCGCACCCGGAGACTGAGTTCGCCAAGTTGGTGCCGCCCTCGCTGCTGAAGAAGGCCGGCTTGCGCACCCTCATGCGGGATCGCGCCTTGGTGGACTCGCTTCTCAACGAGAAGGCTAAGGTGCAGGTGGCGCTGGTGGCGCTGGAGCCGAACACTGGGTACATCCTGGCCATGGTCGGCGGGCGCGATTTTCGCGAATCGGAGTTCAATCGCGCCACACAGGCGCACCGGCAGCCCGGCTCGGCCTTCAAGCCGTTCGTCTACCTGGCGGCCATCGACAACGGCTATCCGCCGTGCTATGAGCTGCTCAACCAGCCGGTGGTGCTGGACGTGCCCGGGGGCAAGCGCTGGACGCCCTCAAACTACGACGGTTCCGTGGGGGGCAAGACCACCTTGCGCGAGGCCCTCGCCAGGTCGTTGAACCTGGTCACCGCACGCTTGATCCTGGAGGCGGTTCCCCCGGAGGTGGTGGTGGAATACGCCAAGCGGCTCGGCATCAGCACGCCTCTTTTGCCGGTGCCGGCCCTGGCGCTCGGCGCAGAGACGGTTATTCCCATCGAAATGGTGGCTGCCTTCGCGGCCTTCGGCAACAAGGGCGTGTTGATGCGCCCGCTGGCCATCCTGCGCGTTGAGGACAAGTTCGGCAATGTGCTGGAAGAGTACCACCCGGTGCCACAGGAAGTGCTGTCCGAGAGGAGCGCCTACATCATCACCGACATGATGCGCGACGTGCTGGATATGGGTCGGGGCACCGGGCGTCTGGCGCGCACCGTGTACGGCTTTACCCGGCCGGCAGCTGGCAAAACCGGCACCACCAACGACTTCTCCGATGCCTGGTTCATCGGCTTCACGCCGCAAATTGCCGCCGGCGTATGGGTGGGAGTCGATGACCCGTCTGTGACATTGGGCGGCGGTCAGTCCGGGGCGGTGGCGGCGCTCCCCATCTGGGCCCCTTTCATGAGGGCAGCGCACGACACCTTGCAACTCCCGGTCGAAGACTTTGTCATGCCCGAGTCGGTGGTGCGGGTGGAAATCTGCAACGAGACCAAACTCTTGGCTACGGAGAGCTGCCCGGAGATCGTCACGGAGGTGTTTCCGCGCGAACAGGCCCCGAGTGCCTACTGCAACAAGCACAGTGGCGCCCCGCTGCGCGACCAAGGGGCGCCTGACCAGGCCAGCAAGCGGAAGATCCGTTTCTAA